From the genome of Streptomyces xanthophaeus:
GGCCCGGACCAGCATCTCGGCGGTGGGCCGCCCGGTGCCGCTGCCCACGTCCAACACCCTTGCTCCGGAGGGCAGTCGGGCGGCGAGCCAGTCCAGGGCCGCCAGTTGGCCGGGAACCCGCCCGAAGACCTCCTCGTAGCGCTCCCCCAGATCGTCGAACACCTCTGCCGCCGACTTGCGTTGACTCATAGGGCCGCCCCTTCGCCTCGGAGCACCACCGTACCGGCGTGGTGCCGTGACCGGCGACGCTCCCCGTTAGGATCTGGGATAAATGATCATCAAGGGGGAGCCCATGTCCAACACCGACGACGCCGTACTGAGACCGCTCGGTCCGGAGGATCCGCAGGAGATCGCCGGCTACCGGCTGCTCGCGAAGATCGGCGAAGGCGGTATGGGTTCCGTCTACCTCTCGCGGACCCGCGGGAACCAGCCGGTCGCCCTGAAGGTCATCCGCCGCGAGTTCGCCCAGGAGCAGGACTTCCGGGTCCGCTTCGAGCGCGAGGTGCAGGCGGCCCGCCGCGTGCAGGGCTACCACATCGTTCCGGTGCTCGACCACGACACCAGTGGTGAACAGCCGTGGCTGGCCACCGCGTTCGTGCCGGGTCTGGCGCTCGACGACGCCCTCGCCACCCACGGCCCGCTGCCGCTGCCCGCGGTGTTCCAGCTGATCGGCTGCACGGCGCAGGCCCTGCACTCCATCCACGCCGCCTCGGTGGTGCACCGCGACCTCAAGCCGAGCAACATCCTGCTCGGTTCGAACGGCCCGTGGGTGATCGACTTCGGTATCGCGCGGGCCACCGACACCACCCAGCTGACGCGCAGCGGCGGGTTCATCGGGACGCCGCAGTACATGTCCCCCGAGCACGCGCTCGGCCGGACGGTCACCGCCGCGACCGACGTCTTCGCGCTGGGTCTGATCGCGGCGGTCGTGGCCACCGGCCGCCACCCGTACGGCGACGGCGGGGGCCTCTCGATCGCCGCCGCGATAGCCAACACCCCGCAGCAGGCGCCGGACCTGAGCGGCTACCCGGAGCCGCTGCGCCAGCTGTTGGAGCGCTGCCTGCACTCCGATGCCGCGCAGCGGCCCACCCCGGCCGAGCTCGCCGAGTGGTGCGGCCGGGCGGCGGGCCGGGAACTGCGTGACTTCGACGGCTGGCTGCCCGCGCCGCTGGCCGCGGAGATCGCCCGGCGCGAGCGGTCCGCGCAGGCACAGGCCCAGGCGCCGGCGCCGTCCCCGACGCACGTCCCGGCACCTGTGCACGCCCCGGCCCCGCCCGCCTACGCGCCCACCCAGGCGTCCGGGCCGGTCCCGCCGGCGTACGCACCGACGCCGGGCCCGGGCCCGGCGGGCGGCCCGCACCCGCCGCTGTACGGCGCGCCCACCGCCGCGCCGGCCTACGCCGCCCCGGCCTACGGTGCCCCGGCCTACGGTGCACCGGCAGCACCGCCCGCCCCCGCCCCGGCGGCGCGGCGCAACCGTGTGCCGCTGGTCGTCGGCGCGGGCGTCCTGGCCGTCGCCCTCGCCGCGGGCGGCACCTGGTACCTCACGCGCGAGGACGACAGCGGCGCGAAGCAGACCGCGGGCGACAGCAAGGAGAAGACGGCGGACGCCCCGAAGGACGCGGCGCCGGCGGCGCAGGCCGGCGGCTCGACACCCTCCGCCTCGTCCTCGTCCTCACCCAACGCCTCGCCCTCCGGACGCACCTACACCGCGGTGTTCAAGGACAAGCCGCTCAAGCTCCTGGCGCCCAGGGAGTTCGGCAAGGTCAACGACGTCGACCTCGACTTCCCCAAGGTGGCCACGAACGGAGAGGTCGGCTGGCAGGACCAGGAGCTGGCGATGGGCTACGACGGGGTCAAGAGTTCGACCTCGTTCGGCAAGAGCAAGGGTCCCACCCCCGAACAGTGCGAGACCGGGGCCGCCACCGACCCCATTCCCAACCGGCTGCGGGAGGCGGACCTCACCGGCGCGGACAGCACCATCGTCCAGGGTGACCTGTTGTGCACCGTCACGACCAAGGGCAACCTGGCCATGGTGAAGATCGTCAGCCTCGAGCCCTCGACCGACAAGAACTACACGGTTCCGACCTACATCACCGAAGTGACCCTCTGGAAGCGGTAGGCCCGGCCGTGGGCAGGGCGTGAGCCCGACGGGCCGGACCGGCTCACCTGCAGCGGCGTGTTCCCCTCACAGGGAACGTTCCATGCAGACCAGCCGGTCCCGCTCGTCCCACGATCCGGCGACGGTGAAGCCGAGCCGTTCGTACAGCGCGATCGCGCCCGCCCGCCACTGCCACACCGAGAGCCGGACCGCGTCGAGGCCGCTCTCCTCGGCATGCGTCAGCGCGGCGCCGACGAGACGGCGCGCGATGCCCAGCCCGCGGAACTCCGGGTCCGTCCAGAGCCTCTTGACCTCGGACCGCCCGTCCACGGGGGCGGCCACCACCAGGCAGCCCACCGCGGTGTCCCCGACCCACGCCAGCAGCACGGCATCGCGGGCGAAGGCCAGTTGCGGATCCGTGATCTCCGCGCGGTAGCGGCCCGGCAGTGCGTCGGCGTCGGCGACGGCCTCGCCCTTCTCCTCCTGCGTCCGCAGGTGGTAGGCGGTCAGCAGCCCGGCCAACCCGTCCTGGGCACAGAGGTCACGACCCGGCCGGCGGACGATGACAACCTCTCGTGGTTCGCTCACGCAGGGAGCATCGCATCCCGGCGCGCACGGGCCGGGGGCGGGGGCCGGGGGGCGGGTCAGGTGGAGGCGGGGACGAGGACGACGGCCGTCCCGTACGCGCACACCTCGGTCCCGACGTCCTGTGCGTCGGTGACGTCGAAGCGCATCATCAGCACGGCGTTGCCGCCGCGCGCCTTCGCCTGCTCGATGAGCCGGTCCATGGCCTGGTTCCGGGTCTCCACCAGGGTCTTGGTGAGGCCCTTCAGTTCGCCGCCGATCATCGACTTCAGGCCCGCGCCGATCTGGCTGCCCAGGTGGCGGGAGCGGACGGTGAGGCCGAAGACCTCGCCGATGACGCGCTCGACCCGGTAGCCGGGGACGTCGTTGGTCGTCACGACGAGGACGCCGCTCTCGTGTGCGCCGGCGCCGCCGCCGTAGTCATCGATACCCATGGCACCCACTCTCGCGCGGGCTGCCACCGCCCGCACCCCAGGCGGGTCCGGCCCCGCACTGCGATGGAGCAAATTGGTCATATCGGGTTAAACGACGGTGAGCCACCGGGGCTATCCGCCCCGCCCTCGTCATAGTCGTCCCTGGCAACCGCCTGGTTGCCGCCCCGTGCCGCGCGTCGCGGCCGGGTGGATGTCTTCGTAGAGGAGCCGGCTCATGCTGAAGCCCACCAGAACCACCCTCGCTCTCGCCACCGGCAGCCTGGTTCTCGGTCTGGTCGGAGCGGGCGCCGCCGTCGCCGACGACGGTCCGGAGAACCAGCCGCCCCGGGAGATCGTCGTCGGCGGAGGGTCCGCGGAGCCCGGTGTATATCCCGAGAAGTACGTCATCGGCAAGGTCGTCTCGAAGGGCCCGCTGACGGTCCGCAGCAAGCCGAGCACCCACGCGCAGTCCCTCGGCCACGTGTACCCGAACAGCAAGGTCGAGATCGAGTGCAAGAAGTACGGTGACAAGGTCGACGGCAACCGCATCTGGTACCGCCTGGCCGAGAAGAAGAACGGCGACTGGGAGCACGACGCCCAGGCGCCCAAGCGCGCCTACGACAAGGAGCGCTGGGTCTCCGCCCGCTACGTCAAGAACCTCTCCGAGGTGAAGTACTGCCGCTGACCCGGTCCCGGCCGGCCGGCCGGCCGGTAGCCGGACAGACCGGCAGCCAGGCAGGTCAGCAGTCAGTCCACCGGGCGTACGGCACGCGGACCCACGCACTCCACGCCGTACGCCCGGACCCGTTCCCGCAGTTCGCGGTCGGCCGTGACCACGACGCAGCCGCGGTCGGCATACGCGGCGGCCAGCTCCACGATCCGGTCGTCACCGCTCCCGGGCGCCGGGTCCACCCGTACACCGGGAACGGACTCGACGCCCCTGGCGGCGCCTTCGACGACGAGGACGATCTCCTCGTCCCCGCCCCGGCCGGCCAGCAGGTCGCGCAGCCGGACGGCCGCGCCCCGCCGGTCCCGCCACCAGCCGTCCGGCACCGAGCCGACGACGTTGGCGCCGTCCACGATCAGCACGTTCCGCGCGGCATTCCCGGCGTTCCCGGTGCTCCCGGCGTTCACGGCGGCCGGGCCCTCAGAAGTCGCCGTAGTTGACCTGCCAGGTGGGCAGGCCCATCCGGCGCCAGATCGCGACCACCCGGTCCCGGTCGTCGAGCGAGACCCGTACCGCGTACCGGTGGCGCACATGCGTGTCGAAGAGCTCCGCCTTCACCACGTCGTCGCGGCGTGTGTCGCCCGCCGCGCGCATCCACAGCTCGTCGTACGGCACCTCGTGGCGCCGCAGCCATGACTCCGTCTGCGGACGGTGCTCCTCGCCGCGCCCCGACAGCAGCACGATCACATCGCCGTCGGCACGCCGGAAGGCGTCGAGCGCGTGCCGTACGGGCTCGTTGAGCAGGTCGAGCTCGCAGCGCGAGAAGTCGTACGGCCCCCGGTCGCCGGTCAGGGCCAGCGTGCCGTCGATGTCGCACATCACCGCCGCCGGCAGGGCCGGGTCGGGGACGTACTCCGTCACGGGCGGTGCGGCCACCCCGCTCGCCCCGCCGTTCATCCACTCCGACGTCAGCCGCCACCCTCCCCGCCGGGCCTTGTCGTGCTTCTCGGCCAGGATGCGGATGATCTCCTCGCCGACCCGGCGCTCGCGCGCGGCGTCCCGGCGCAGGCACTCCTCCAGCGGGACGTCGGTGAAGTCGTGCACGACGAACGTCGCGAGACCGCCGACCGCCGCCTTGAGCCGCTTGGGGATGTGCTTGGTCAGGTGGGTGTTGTCGACGACCACGTCGAAACCGCCGTCGACCGCGGCGCGGACCGCCGCGTCCTGGACGGCCAGCACCGTCTGCTCGTGCTTGAAGCTACGGCCCCGCTCGGGGTCCGGGAGGTCGAGCATGAGCCGCAGGTCGTCGAGGTTGACGCGGCGCATGCGGCCACCGGCCGCGGCCTGCAGGGCGCGCGCGGCCGTCGTCTTGCCGGAAGCCGGCAGGCCCGTCATGACGTGCACGACGGGCAGCGGGGCCTCCTCGGCGGCGGCCACGGCCGCGTTCGCCGCCTCGGTCGCGTCCGCGGTCACCTCGGCGGTCGCTACCGTGTTCTCGGGTGTCTCTTCGGACACGGGTCAGTTCTCCTCGTCGTTCGTGAAGGGGTCGGACGTCTCCGGCCGCACGTTGCGCCACACGGCCAGCTCCGTGGACCGCCCGTCCAGGCGCAGGAACATCGCGGCCCGGACCTCCCGGTCGGGCAGTGCCTTCACCGCCCGGGCGAAGGCCCCCCGGTCGGCCGCCAGGTGCGCGAGTCCCGCGTACGCCTCGTCGTTGGCGCGCTCGCGCCGCGCGGCCTCGCTCTCGATCCGCTCGATCACCTCGCGCACCCACGCGTCGAACTCGTCGGGCACCTGGTCCAGCAGCGCGTCGAGCGGCTTGCCGCCCGAGGCCTCGATCTCGGCGGCCGTGGTGCCGAGCCCCTGGGCGAGCTGCTTGACGGGCAGGCCGGCGAACCGCTGGATGCCGTGGGCGCGCCAGATGTCCCGCTCGGTGACCTTGGTGAGCACGCGGTGGAGCCGTACGTACTCGGCCAGCTTGGCCTTCGCGCGCACACCGGAGGCGAAGCGCAGCACGAAGCCCTCCGCCTGGGTGCCGGTCGCCGGGGCGCCGCCGGGCAGGGTGTTGGACTCGGTGAGCGCGATCAGCTCGCCGATGGGCATGGCGGGCCAGACCGTGACGACGGAGCCGATCCCCTCCCAGTGGGACGCGGCCTCGGCGAGCGGGACCTCCGTCCCGTCCTGGCCGAAGGCCGCGAGGAGGACGAGGTCCCGGCGGTCGCCGTAGTCGACGACGATGCGGTTCTGCGGGTACAGGATCTCGGCGAGGTAGGTGGTGCCGGGGCGCAGGGCCGCCGTCTCCCGGCCGTCGAGCAGGCGCTGGGCCCAGGTCGCCTGGGCGCTGATGAAGGACCCCTTGGAGGCGACCCGCCAGCGGCCCGCGTAGTGGAAGACGACGGCGAGGCTGCCGTCGACCTTGTCGTAGACCTCGAACGGCTCGTCCGGGAGGGCGGGGGCGTACGGCTGACCCGACTCGTGCTCGCCGACGTTGAAGAACTTCGGCAGCGGCAGGGCGACGATCGCGCCGGTCTCGTCGTCGGCGACGAGTCCGCGGCAGCGGGTGGTGACGTCGTTCCAGACGCGTTCGTACTGGGCCGTCCGTGTGTAGGTGTAGATGGACAGCGGCAGTTCGGGGTGCGACTTGCGGGTCACGTACCCTGCGTCGATCGAGTCCGCCAGCGCCTGTGCGGGCAGCAGGTCATGCAGAGTCAGGGTCTCCTGGCTCATGGGGTCCTCCCGGTTTGAGATGGCTCATTCTCACGTGCGGGAGGGTGTGCCCGGTAGTCAATTATGCCTGGTCGGCGCCGTGCCCAGGCGGTTGATGTCGGCCGGCCGCAGAATGTGGCCGGGGATCTCGGTGCCGGGGGTGGCGACGGCGATCATGGCGCGGCCGAAGGCCTCGGAGGTGATGACGAGGTTCGGGGCGACCCTCCGCACGAGGGGGACCAGGGGGCCGAGGACGGAGTAGAACACCCGGGACAGTCGGGCCTTGGAGGGCACACCGCGCACCGGCTGGACGATGCCGGGACGGAACATGTAGGCGCGGAAGGGGAGTTCCAGCAGGTCGTTCTCGGTCTTCCCCTTGACCCGGGCCCACATGGAACGGCCCTGTTCGGTGCTGTCCGTGCCCTCGCCGGAGACGTAGACGAAGGTCATTCCGGGATTGGCGGCGGCCAGCGGCCGGGCCACGGCGAGCGTCAGGTCGTAGGTGATGCGACGGTACGCCTCCTCCGTCATGCCGACGGAGGAGACCCCGAGGCAGAAGAAGCAGGCGTCGTACGCGGCCGGGTCGATGCCGGCGGCGGCCAGGTCGGACGGATCGCCCTGGACGCACTCGCGCAGCTTGGGGTGGCTGACGCCGAGCGGGGTGCGTCCGACGGCGACGACGCTCTCGACCGCGTCGTCGCGCAGGCATTCACGCAGGACGCTCCGGCCGAGCATGCCGGTCGCGCCGAAGAGGATGACATTCACGGAGGGCAGCCTAGGGGTGTCTCTAGTGCGAGACACAGAGCTCGTTGCCTTCCGGGTCGGCGAGTGTCGTCCATACGCTGGGGCCCTGGTGGCCTTCGTGGAGGTGCGTGGCGCCGTTGGCGATGAGGCGTTCGACCAGCGCCTTCGGGTCGTCGGAGCCGGTACGGACGTCGAAGTGGACCCGGTTCTTGACCGTCTTGGGTTCGGGGACGAACTGGAAGAGGACGCGGGGTGCGCGCTCCAGGCCCTCCGGGTGGCGGATCCCGGTGCCCGCCTTCCAGACGAGGGTGCCCCGGTGGGTCTTGGTGTCGTCCTCGCTCGCGTGGCCTGCCTCGATCAGGCCGCGGATGAACTGCTCGTCGCTCGGCTCCACTTCCCAGCCGAGGGCCTCGGCCCACCAGTCGGCCAGCGTGTGCGGGTCGGTCGAGTCGATGGTCACCTGGAATGTGTACGCCATGCCGGGACCCTACTGAGGTGGCGGCGCCGTCGCCACAAGACACCCCCTAGGGGGGCTGGGCGTGCGGCGCGGGGGTCAGCGGCCCGTCGCGTCGCTCCCGGCGGTGAGGTGCGAGGCGACCAGCGCGGCGAAGGTCAGCAGCCAGGCTCCGACGGCGATCCAGAGCAGGACCTCGCCCAGCGGGCGCAGCCAGGCGACGCCGGCCGGGTCCGCCACGGAGAGGCAGGCGGTGGCCGTCATGCCGAGCGGGAAGACGGTGGCCCAGCGCCGGATGTCGTAGCGCGGCCGCGGGTGGCGCAGTTCGGCGGCGAGGAGGACGACGTACCAGGCGAGGGACAGGGCGAGCAGGGCCAGAGTGACGGTACGCAGGGTCGTGTGTGCCGCGCCGGTCCACACGGGTGACGCGGTGAGTTTGGATCCGGCCAGTGCGGAGATCGAGAGCGCCCCGCCCGCCACCCAGTGGTCACCCGCCCCGCCCACCACCTCGCGCAGGTCGAAGCGGAAGAGGGCCGCCAGGTAGAGCAGCAGGCCGAGGCAGAAGGCGGCCAGCGCCGCCCGTGCCAGCGGGTCCTGGTGGCCCGCGTCGGCGAGGGACGCGGCGAGGAGGGAGAGGCCCTGGGTCGCCACGCAGCCGAGGAAGGCCGCTCCCGGCATGCGCCGCCGCCAGTGCCGCAGGACGTTGAACAGCAGCCCGGGCCAGAGCAGCGCCGCCACCACGAGCAGCACGGCGGCCTCCGTCTGCCGGCCCTGCTGCGAGAGCCGGACCCCGATGACGGTGGTGGCGGCGACGGCCGTCAGCGCGGCCGGTGTGTCGGCCTCGGCGCGGAACCGCCCGCGGTCGCCCAGCAGCCGGGAGGTGAAGTCGGCGGCGAGTACGAGCCACAGCGCCCCGGCGACGACCAGCGCGGCCAGTGACGCCGCGTCCTGCCCGGTCAGGTGCAGGCCGACGGAGATGATGCCGGTGGCCATGACGGCGGCTCCCGCCGCGGGCGGGAGCCCGGTCCACCAGTCGCGGCCAGGGAGGATGCTCACCCCTCCAGCGGACCCCACGGACCGGCCGCCCGCCCGCGGACGGGGCCGACGCGCCGCGGGAACCACACGGCCGGACGCGAACACCGGCGCCGGCGCCGTGCGCGGGCGGCCCGTGGCGAGCCGGGGCCGTCCGATGCGCAGCCACCGTCCGCGTCGCCGCGATCCGCCGGCGGCTGTGAACCGGCGCCTGCTCATGCGACCGGATCGCGGGCGACCTCACCCGCCGGCCGGCCGCCCGCGCAACCTGAAACCGGCCTAGCCGGTCGGGTGGGGTGCGACGACGCAGTCGGACTTCGCGGACTCCAGGGCTCCGTTGACGGCGGTGACGCAGAACTCGTAGTTCCAGGTGCCGGGGAAGAGGTACGCGATGCCCCGGTGCGTGCTGTCGACGATGAACTCGTCGGCGGAGGACTGGCTTCCGTTGTTGATGTTGCGGACCCAGACCCGGAATCCGGCCGCCTGCGGGGAGCCCGACCAGGTGAGTTGCACCGTGGTGGGGTCGGTTGAGGTCACCTGGAGGCCGCCGGGCGCAGGCGGGGTACCCGCACCGATGGTGACGGCACGCCCGGCGCCCGGCAGGCCGCCGCCCGCGGCGTTCCATGTCACGACGGCCACGGCGTAGTGGTGACCGGGTGTGAGGCCGTCGATGTGGACGGACTTGCCGGTGACCGAGGTGCTGTCGATG
Proteins encoded in this window:
- a CDS encoding AAA family ATPase — its product is MSEETPENTVATAEVTADATEAANAAVAAAEEAPLPVVHVMTGLPASGKTTAARALQAAAGGRMRRVNLDDLRLMLDLPDPERGRSFKHEQTVLAVQDAAVRAAVDGGFDVVVDNTHLTKHIPKRLKAAVGGLATFVVHDFTDVPLEECLRRDAARERRVGEEIIRILAEKHDKARRGGWRLTSEWMNGGASGVAAPPVTEYVPDPALPAAVMCDIDGTLALTGDRGPYDFSRCELDLLNEPVRHALDAFRRADGDVIVLLSGRGEEHRPQTESWLRRHEVPYDELWMRAAGDTRRDDVVKAELFDTHVRHRYAVRVSLDDRDRVVAIWRRMGLPTWQVNYGDF
- a CDS encoding NTP pyrophosphohydrolase, which codes for MNAGSTGNAGNAARNVLIVDGANVVGSVPDGWWRDRRGAAVRLRDLLAGRGGDEEIVLVVEGAARGVESVPGVRVDPAPGSGDDRIVELAAAYADRGCVVVTADRELRERVRAYGVECVGPRAVRPVD
- a CDS encoding epimerase, producing the protein MNVILFGATGMLGRSVLRECLRDDAVESVVAVGRTPLGVSHPKLRECVQGDPSDLAAAGIDPAAYDACFFCLGVSSVGMTEEAYRRITYDLTLAVARPLAAANPGMTFVYVSGEGTDSTEQGRSMWARVKGKTENDLLELPFRAYMFRPGIVQPVRGVPSKARLSRVFYSVLGPLVPLVRRVAPNLVITSEAFGRAMIAVATPGTEIPGHILRPADINRLGTAPTRHN
- a CDS encoding RNA ligase; amino-acid sequence: MSQETLTLHDLLPAQALADSIDAGYVTRKSHPELPLSIYTYTRTAQYERVWNDVTTRCRGLVADDETGAIVALPLPKFFNVGEHESGQPYAPALPDEPFEVYDKVDGSLAVVFHYAGRWRVASKGSFISAQATWAQRLLDGRETAALRPGTTYLAEILYPQNRIVVDYGDRRDLVLLAAFGQDGTEVPLAEAASHWEGIGSVVTVWPAMPIGELIALTESNTLPGGAPATGTQAEGFVLRFASGVRAKAKLAEYVRLHRVLTKVTERDIWRAHGIQRFAGLPVKQLAQGLGTTAAEIEASGGKPLDALLDQVPDEFDAWVREVIERIESEAARRERANDEAYAGLAHLAADRGAFARAVKALPDREVRAAMFLRLDGRSTELAVWRNVRPETSDPFTNDEEN
- a CDS encoding SH3 domain-containing protein translates to MLKPTRTTLALATGSLVLGLVGAGAAVADDGPENQPPREIVVGGGSAEPGVYPEKYVIGKVVSKGPLTVRSKPSTHAQSLGHVYPNSKVEIECKKYGDKVDGNRIWYRLAEKKNGDWEHDAQAPKRAYDKERWVSARYVKNLSEVKYCR
- a CDS encoding YbjQ family protein, which produces MGIDDYGGGAGAHESGVLVVTTNDVPGYRVERVIGEVFGLTVRSRHLGSQIGAGLKSMIGGELKGLTKTLVETRNQAMDRLIEQAKARGGNAVLMMRFDVTDAQDVGTEVCAYGTAVVLVPAST
- a CDS encoding tellurite resistance/C4-dicarboxylate transporter family protein, with amino-acid sequence MSILPGRDWWTGLPPAAGAAVMATGIISVGLHLTGQDAASLAALVVAGALWLVLAADFTSRLLGDRGRFRAEADTPAALTAVAATTVIGVRLSQQGRQTEAAVLLVVAALLWPGLLFNVLRHWRRRMPGAAFLGCVATQGLSLLAASLADAGHQDPLARAALAAFCLGLLLYLAALFRFDLREVVGGAGDHWVAGGALSISALAGSKLTASPVWTGAAHTTLRTVTLALLALSLAWYVVLLAAELRHPRPRYDIRRWATVFPLGMTATACLSVADPAGVAWLRPLGEVLLWIAVGAWLLTFAALVASHLTAGSDATGR
- a CDS encoding VOC family protein, with amino-acid sequence MAYTFQVTIDSTDPHTLADWWAEALGWEVEPSDEQFIRGLIEAGHASEDDTKTHRGTLVWKAGTGIRHPEGLERAPRVLFQFVPEPKTVKNRVHFDVRTGSDDPKALVERLIANGATHLHEGHQGPSVWTTLADPEGNELCVSH
- a CDS encoding GNAT family N-acetyltransferase codes for the protein MSEPREVVIVRRPGRDLCAQDGLAGLLTAYHLRTQEEKGEAVADADALPGRYRAEITDPQLAFARDAVLLAWVGDTAVGCLVVAAPVDGRSEVKRLWTDPEFRGLGIARRLVGAALTHAEESGLDAVRLSVWQWRAGAIALYERLGFTVAGSWDERDRLVCMERSL
- a CDS encoding serine/threonine-protein kinase, whose product is MSNTDDAVLRPLGPEDPQEIAGYRLLAKIGEGGMGSVYLSRTRGNQPVALKVIRREFAQEQDFRVRFEREVQAARRVQGYHIVPVLDHDTSGEQPWLATAFVPGLALDDALATHGPLPLPAVFQLIGCTAQALHSIHAASVVHRDLKPSNILLGSNGPWVIDFGIARATDTTQLTRSGGFIGTPQYMSPEHALGRTVTAATDVFALGLIAAVVATGRHPYGDGGGLSIAAAIANTPQQAPDLSGYPEPLRQLLERCLHSDAAQRPTPAELAEWCGRAAGRELRDFDGWLPAPLAAEIARRERSAQAQAQAPAPSPTHVPAPVHAPAPPAYAPTQASGPVPPAYAPTPGPGPAGGPHPPLYGAPTAAPAYAAPAYGAPAYGAPAAPPAPAPAARRNRVPLVVGAGVLAVALAAGGTWYLTREDDSGAKQTAGDSKEKTADAPKDAAPAAQAGGSTPSASSSSSPNASPSGRTYTAVFKDKPLKLLAPREFGKVNDVDLDFPKVATNGEVGWQDQELAMGYDGVKSSTSFGKSKGPTPEQCETGAATDPIPNRLREADLTGADSTIVQGDLLCTVTTKGNLAMVKIVSLEPSTDKNYTVPTYITEVTLWKR